One segment of Labilithrix sp. DNA contains the following:
- a CDS encoding zf-HC2 domain-containing protein yields MTCADRTLVDAHFAGTIAPREERRMRAHLDGCDTCRARYRKRQILGQIDPQALVAEERVARGLGLRRPRVSKLPLVAAALAFAALLFFVVRPAPKDDGFTARGSVTGTTAPSTPASTSTIAVYRANADSGAVVLASGPIGAGDELAFSYDNASDKAYLMIFGVDDGGRVYWFYPAWTSETDNPMSIAIEPGKRKELPDAVRHPIMGERLTIHGLFLDTPQTVRDVEAALRDRRLDALPGAVDHVTMFEVGR; encoded by the coding sequence ATGACCTGCGCAGATCGGACCCTCGTCGACGCCCACTTCGCCGGCACCATCGCGCCGCGCGAGGAGCGCCGCATGCGCGCGCACCTCGACGGCTGCGACACCTGCCGCGCGCGCTACCGCAAGCGCCAGATCCTCGGGCAGATCGATCCGCAGGCGCTCGTCGCGGAGGAGCGCGTCGCGCGCGGGCTCGGCCTCCGGAGGCCGCGCGTCTCGAAGCTCCCCCTCGTCGCGGCCGCGCTCGCCTTCGCGGCGCTCCTCTTCTTCGTCGTCCGCCCCGCCCCGAAGGACGACGGCTTCACCGCGCGCGGATCGGTCACGGGCACGACCGCGCCGTCCACGCCCGCGTCCACGTCCACGATCGCGGTCTATCGCGCGAACGCGGACAGCGGCGCGGTGGTGCTCGCGAGCGGGCCGATCGGCGCCGGCGACGAGCTCGCGTTCTCCTACGACAACGCGAGCGACAAGGCCTACCTCATGATCTTCGGCGTCGACGACGGAGGCCGCGTGTACTGGTTTTATCCCGCATGGACGAGCGAGACGGACAACCCGATGTCGATCGCGATCGAGCCGGGCAAGCGCAAAGAGCTCCCGGACGCGGTCCGCCATCCGATCATGGGTGAGCGCTTGACCATCCACGGTCTCTTCCTCGACACGCCGCAGACGGTGCGCGACGTCGAGGCCGCGCTGCGCGATCGGCGGCTCGACGCCTTGCCCGGCGCGGTCGACCACGTCACGATGTTCGAGGTGGGGCGATGA
- a CDS encoding M15 family metallopeptidase, translating into MAAVVVVACSTKSSTDAGAPPSEAAAPVVARVDAGVDAAAIAVVEDAAAPPPEDPFGRPRVAARAGCGALGAGVAKKDVETSFVDGDDLLAIVNRSPTGSLAPDYAPSDMVDIRNGKPKTAAECEAVQCLRKDAAAALDEVLAAMKKAGFPGKVESAFRSYGAQCGTFGNWARNSDFCKATEQSALPGHSQHQLGTTVDLFTEEWAKHPKGVFRDGFGCTDAGRWIREHATEFGFVMPYPIHPDDRHPKQSCVTRYDIPVGINPRAGYRYEHWHIRYIGKEAAARFKAAFDAGDVGKPYELTLEQWLRAEKGIPKDRGDGELPVCDGCNCGVCSTLAAPGEGTCDKKGGALHLDEHGKPRVVGAEPSITDVQRGKAKSVRVVEVKLDVPAGLFTQPPLTGVTAGAHYTEAATFEKLAPFPATQDRAYPPLADAWEIAIEPVPNTTGTPWPYRAALTTAPDAVLYNRANMLLPAHVGATTIRIPVPSTMSKGKVAVMKGGAPHGQERAVELE; encoded by the coding sequence GTGGCGGCGGTCGTCGTCGTGGCGTGCAGCACGAAGTCGAGCACGGACGCGGGCGCGCCTCCGAGCGAGGCCGCGGCGCCGGTCGTCGCGCGCGTCGACGCCGGCGTGGACGCCGCCGCGATCGCGGTCGTCGAAGACGCCGCGGCCCCGCCGCCGGAGGATCCCTTCGGCCGTCCCCGCGTCGCGGCGCGCGCCGGGTGCGGCGCGCTCGGCGCGGGCGTCGCGAAGAAGGACGTCGAGACGTCGTTCGTCGACGGGGACGACCTGCTCGCGATCGTGAACCGGTCGCCGACCGGATCGCTCGCGCCCGACTATGCGCCGTCGGACATGGTCGACATCCGGAACGGCAAGCCGAAGACGGCGGCGGAGTGCGAGGCGGTGCAGTGCCTCCGCAAGGACGCCGCCGCCGCGCTCGACGAGGTCCTCGCCGCGATGAAAAAAGCTGGATTCCCTGGAAAGGTCGAGTCCGCGTTCCGCAGCTACGGCGCGCAGTGCGGGACCTTCGGCAACTGGGCGCGGAACAGCGACTTCTGCAAGGCGACGGAGCAGTCGGCGCTGCCGGGGCACTCGCAACATCAGCTCGGCACCACGGTGGACCTCTTCACCGAGGAGTGGGCCAAACACCCGAAGGGCGTGTTCCGCGACGGCTTCGGCTGCACCGACGCGGGGCGCTGGATCCGCGAGCACGCGACCGAGTTTGGGTTCGTCATGCCGTACCCGATCCACCCCGACGATCGGCATCCGAAGCAGAGCTGCGTCACGCGCTACGACATCCCGGTCGGCATCAACCCGCGCGCGGGCTACCGCTACGAGCACTGGCACATCCGCTACATCGGCAAGGAGGCGGCCGCGCGCTTCAAGGCCGCGTTCGACGCGGGCGACGTCGGCAAGCCGTACGAGCTCACGCTCGAGCAGTGGCTCCGCGCGGAGAAGGGGATCCCGAAGGACCGCGGCGACGGTGAGCTCCCCGTCTGCGACGGCTGCAACTGCGGCGTGTGCAGCACGCTCGCCGCGCCCGGCGAGGGGACGTGCGACAAGAAAGGAGGCGCCCTCCACCTCGACGAGCACGGCAAGCCGCGCGTCGTCGGCGCCGAGCCGTCGATCACCGACGTCCAGCGCGGCAAGGCGAAGAGCGTCCGCGTCGTCGAGGTGAAGCTCGACGTGCCGGCCGGGCTCTTCACGCAGCCGCCGCTCACCGGCGTCACGGCCGGGGCGCACTACACGGAGGCTGCGACCTTCGAGAAGCTCGCGCCGTTCCCGGCGACGCAGGACCGCGCGTACCCGCCGCTCGCGGACGCGTGGGAGATCGCGATCGAGCCGGTCCCGAACACCACCGGGACACCGTGGCCCTACCGCGCCGCCCTCACCACCGCGCCGGACGCGGTGCTCTACAACCGCGCGAACATGCTCCTCCCCGCGCACGTAGGCGCCACCACCATCCGGATCCCGGTCCCGAGCACCATGAGCAAAGGAAAAGTCGCGGTGATGAAGGGAGGGGCTCCGCACGGTCAGGAGCGCGCCGTCGAGCTCGAATGA
- a CDS encoding glutaredoxin, with product MTTRKQLEPAKIHTAAAAKLAARHPETIREIEAALLQHPVVVVGMAQNLHVKNVRRALTEAGVEFAYLEYGSYFSEWSRRLTIKLWSGWPTFPQVFVRGQLIGGEELTQLALENGTLRAHIEANGDPAPSVA from the coding sequence ATGACGACAAGGAAGCAGCTCGAGCCCGCGAAGATTCACACCGCCGCCGCCGCCAAGCTCGCGGCTCGCCACCCCGAGACGATCCGCGAGATCGAGGCTGCCCTGCTGCAGCACCCGGTCGTCGTCGTCGGCATGGCGCAGAACCTCCACGTCAAGAACGTCCGCCGCGCGCTCACCGAGGCCGGCGTCGAGTTCGCGTACCTCGAGTACGGCAGCTACTTCTCCGAGTGGTCGCGCCGCCTCACGATCAAGCTGTGGAGCGGCTGGCCGACCTTCCCGCAGGTGTTCGTCCGCGGCCAGCTGATCGGCGGCGAGGAGCTCACCCAACTCGCGCTCGAGAACGGCACCCTCCGCGCCCACATCGAGGCAAACGGCGACCCCGCGCCCAGCGTCGCGTGA
- a CDS encoding sigma-70 family RNA polymerase sigma factor, translated as MSRVLLPFELAMKDVAEGDRFLAAFHAGERWAIEDAYKEHARRVIAAARRLVGPVDAETIAHDVFYRLLSRSDMRRSFQGGNLAAWLTQVAVRAAVDDLRKRRREKGLEETASFEPVTQVDDEIEAKMMIDRFREEVLAKEDAALFEVRFINRIAQRDAAVLLGIPRSTLVYQEQRIREQLERFVVES; from the coding sequence TTGTCGCGTGTGCTCCTGCCGTTCGAGCTGGCGATGAAGGACGTCGCGGAGGGCGATCGGTTCCTCGCGGCCTTTCACGCCGGCGAGCGGTGGGCGATCGAGGACGCTTACAAAGAGCACGCGCGCCGCGTCATCGCCGCGGCGCGCAGGCTGGTCGGGCCCGTCGACGCCGAGACGATCGCGCACGACGTGTTCTACCGGCTGCTCTCCAGGAGCGACATGCGCCGCAGCTTCCAAGGCGGGAACCTCGCCGCGTGGCTCACCCAGGTCGCCGTGCGCGCCGCGGTCGACGACCTCCGCAAGCGGCGGCGCGAGAAGGGGCTCGAGGAGACCGCGTCCTTCGAGCCGGTGACGCAGGTCGACGACGAGATCGAGGCGAAGATGATGATCGATCGCTTCCGCGAGGAGGTCCTCGCGAAGGAAGACGCCGCCCTCTTCGAGGTGCGCTTCATCAACCGGATCGCCCAGCGCGACGCCGCGGTCCTGCTCGGCATCCCGCGCTCCACGCTCGTCTACCAGGAACAACGCATTCGCGAGCAGCTCGAACGATTCGTGGTGGAGTCATGA
- a CDS encoding TolC family protein encodes MLKPTLAGVAMFVLVPVAAAAGEPPQPPPPVDVRPMESPKKAAAGAVTLAEAVRRALERNPNTEIAQQEVERSVALARQVRAAWLPTLVANGTYTRLDDDRRLANGNIVLPKDSMNANLQLNVPLIAPRQWVASQRAKEGVATSRASAADVRRAVALQTARAYLTVIAEHRVLQAAQRALRTSRAFEDYAVTRFEGGVGNKLDAVRAAQERATADVRVKQELAALSRAQEALGVLMGEEGGVDAAEDPSLSPPPSVDAAMNEASSRRADIAVDRDRLAVARRASRDSWVDYLPTLSALGQPFYQNPPTFTQPTTGWQALLVLQLPLYDGGLRYGVQEERSALEAEARARLEGALRQARSEVRVAFDEMRRSDEALEAAREAASLAKESLDLARAAYEAGATSNIEVVDAERRYHQAETGAAVAEDASRQARLDLLAACGRFP; translated from the coding sequence GTGCTGAAACCGACCTTGGCGGGGGTCGCGATGTTCGTGCTCGTCCCCGTCGCGGCTGCGGCAGGCGAGCCGCCGCAGCCGCCGCCTCCGGTCGACGTGCGGCCGATGGAGTCGCCGAAGAAGGCCGCCGCGGGCGCGGTCACGCTCGCGGAGGCGGTGCGCCGCGCGCTCGAGCGGAACCCGAACACGGAGATCGCGCAGCAAGAGGTGGAGCGCTCCGTCGCGCTCGCGCGGCAGGTCCGCGCGGCGTGGCTCCCGACCCTCGTCGCGAACGGGACGTACACGCGCCTCGACGACGATCGGCGCCTCGCGAACGGCAACATCGTGCTCCCGAAGGACTCGATGAACGCGAACCTGCAGCTCAACGTCCCGCTCATCGCGCCGCGCCAGTGGGTCGCGTCGCAGCGCGCGAAGGAAGGGGTCGCGACGTCGCGCGCGTCCGCGGCCGACGTCCGGCGCGCGGTCGCGCTCCAGACCGCGCGGGCGTACCTCACCGTGATCGCGGAGCACCGCGTGCTTCAGGCCGCGCAGCGCGCGCTCCGGACGTCGCGCGCGTTCGAGGACTACGCCGTCACGCGGTTCGAGGGCGGCGTCGGCAACAAGCTCGACGCGGTGCGCGCGGCGCAAGAGCGCGCGACGGCGGACGTGCGCGTGAAGCAGGAGCTCGCCGCGCTCTCGCGCGCGCAGGAGGCCCTCGGCGTCTTGATGGGCGAAGAGGGAGGCGTCGACGCGGCGGAGGACCCGTCGCTCTCGCCGCCGCCGTCGGTCGACGCGGCGATGAACGAAGCGAGCTCGCGCCGCGCGGACATCGCGGTCGATCGCGATCGCCTCGCGGTCGCGCGCCGCGCGTCACGCGACTCGTGGGTCGACTACCTCCCGACGCTGAGCGCGCTCGGCCAGCCGTTCTACCAGAACCCGCCCACGTTCACGCAGCCCACCACCGGCTGGCAGGCGCTGCTCGTGCTCCAGCTCCCGCTCTACGACGGCGGCCTCCGCTACGGCGTGCAGGAGGAGCGGAGCGCGCTCGAGGCGGAGGCGCGCGCGCGGCTCGAGGGCGCGCTCCGGCAGGCGCGCTCCGAGGTCCGGGTCGCGTTCGACGAGATGCGCCGCTCCGACGAGGCGCTCGAGGCCGCGCGCGAAGCGGCGAGCCTCGCGAAGGAGTCGCTCGATCTCGCGCGCGCCGCCTACGAGGCCGGCGCGACGTCGAACATCGAGGTCGTCGACGCCGAGCGCCGCTACCACCAGGCCGAGACCGGCGCCGCCGTCGCGGAGGACGCCTCGCGCCAGGCGCGCCTCGACCTCCTCGCCGCCTGCGGGCGCTTTCCCTAG